From Candidatus Rhabdochlamydia sp. T3358, a single genomic window includes:
- a CDS encoding transposase, translating into MKHICELKNILAEHFDWNKSRLTVLTNVLIGLFVVRTVNLSDLSTVLYSEAKISSNYKRLQRFFKWLISVNNYTYLTMKFVIMVLGLKNKKNDLSLDRTDWKFGKKHINILTLGVNVKGVAIPLVWISLGRAGNSKTADRIELLKKVINEIEIKSLTADREFIGEEWFKFLLQANIPIYIRIKKDTQVVRRNHHYTISLKDLFAKLKQGKKKVLKGQYTVLGLEVNLAASRNNKGELLIVLTNRCPYKALKIYKKRWS; encoded by the coding sequence ATGAAACATATTTGCGAACTGAAAAATATTTTAGCAGAACATTTTGATTGGAACAAGTCTAGATTAACTGTATTAACGAATGTATTAATAGGACTATTCGTAGTAAGAACAGTAAATTTATCAGATCTTTCAACCGTTTTATATAGTGAGGCAAAAATATCATCCAATTATAAACGTCTACAAAGATTTTTTAAATGGCTTATTTCCGTAAATAATTATACTTATTTGACCATGAAATTTGTGATAATGGTTTTAGGTCTTAAAAATAAAAAAAACGATTTATCTTTAGATAGAACCGATTGGAAGTTTGGTAAGAAGCACATAAATATTCTTACATTAGGTGTTAATGTTAAAGGAGTAGCTATTCCCCTTGTCTGGATTTCATTAGGAAGAGCAGGGAATTCAAAAACGGCAGATCGTATAGAACTTTTAAAAAAAGTCATAAATGAAATAGAAATCAAATCTCTAACAGCAGATAGAGAATTCATAGGAGAAGAATGGTTCAAGTTTTTACTTCAGGCAAATATTCCTATATACATTCGGATAAAAAAAGACACTCAGGTTGTTAGAAGAAATCATCATTATACAATTTCTCTTAAAGACTTATTTGCCAAACTAAAACAAGGTAAAAAAAAGGTGCTAAAGGGACAGTATACGGTTTTAGGGCTAGAAGTTAATTTAGCAGCTTCACGGAACAACAAGGGAGAACTCTTAATAGTTCTGACTAATAGATGTCCTTATAAAGCATTAAAAATCTATAAAAAAAGATGGTC